From the genome of Streptomyces sp. NBC_00659, one region includes:
- a CDS encoding 2-oxoacid:acceptor oxidoreductase subunit alpha, which yields MTSKVSSPTEQADEAVVGEQRKPPGAKDVRRLDRVIIRFAGDSGDGMQLTGDRFTSETASFGNDLSTLPNFPAEIRAPAGTLPGVSSFQLHFADHDILTPGDAPNVLVAMNPAALKANIADVPRGAEIIVNTDEFTKRAMQKVGYAASPLEDGSLDGYNVHPVPLTTMTVEALKEFELTRKEAERSKNMFALGLLSWMYHRPTEGTEKFLRTKFAKKPAIAAANLAAFRAGWNFGETTEDFAVSYEVAPASKTFPTGTYRNISGNLALSYGLIAASRQADLPLYLGSYPITPASDILHELSKHKNFGVRTFQAEDEIAGIGAALGAAFGGSLAVTTTSGPGVALKSETIGLAVSLELPLLVIDIQRGGPSTGLPTKTEQADLLQAMYGRNGEAPVPIVAPRTPADCFDAAMEAARIALTYRTPVLLLSDGYLANGSEPWRVPDTDELPDLRVQFAQGPNHTLDDGTEVFWPYKRDPGTLARPWAVPGTPGLEHRIGGIEKQDGSGNISYDPANHDFMVRTRQAKIDGIDVPDLEVDDPASGTGKAANTLVLGWGSTYGPITAAVRRLRTAGEHIAQAHLRHLNPFPRNLGAVLKRYDKVVIPEMNLGQLATLVRARYLVDAHSYNQVNGMPFKAEQLATALKEAIDG from the coding sequence GTGACGAGCAAGGTCAGCAGCCCAACGGAACAGGCCGACGAAGCCGTCGTAGGAGAACAGCGCAAACCGCCGGGGGCGAAGGACGTCCGTCGGCTCGACCGGGTCATCATCCGGTTCGCGGGGGACTCCGGTGACGGTATGCAGCTCACCGGCGACCGCTTCACATCCGAGACTGCCTCCTTCGGCAACGACCTCTCGACCCTGCCGAACTTCCCTGCCGAGATCCGCGCGCCCGCAGGCACACTGCCGGGCGTTTCGTCTTTCCAACTGCATTTCGCCGACCACGACATCCTCACGCCGGGCGACGCGCCCAACGTCCTCGTGGCCATGAACCCGGCCGCCCTGAAGGCGAACATCGCCGACGTGCCGCGCGGCGCCGAGATCATCGTCAACACGGACGAGTTCACCAAACGGGCGATGCAGAAGGTCGGCTACGCGGCCAGCCCGCTGGAGGACGGCTCGCTGGACGGCTACAACGTCCATCCCGTCCCGCTCACGACGATGACCGTCGAGGCGCTGAAGGAGTTCGAGCTCACCCGCAAGGAGGCCGAGCGCTCCAAGAACATGTTCGCGCTGGGCCTGTTGTCGTGGATGTACCACCGGCCCACCGAAGGAACCGAGAAGTTCCTGCGGACCAAGTTCGCCAAGAAGCCCGCCATCGCGGCCGCCAACCTCGCCGCGTTCCGGGCCGGCTGGAACTTCGGCGAGACGACCGAGGACTTCGCCGTCTCCTACGAGGTCGCGCCTGCGTCGAAGACCTTCCCGACCGGCACCTACCGGAACATCTCCGGGAACCTCGCCCTGTCGTACGGCCTGATCGCCGCCTCCCGGCAGGCCGATCTGCCGCTCTACCTGGGCTCCTACCCCATCACCCCGGCCTCGGACATCCTGCATGAGCTGAGTAAGCACAAGAACTTCGGAGTGCGCACCTTCCAGGCCGAGGACGAGATCGCGGGCATCGGCGCGGCGCTCGGCGCGGCGTTCGGCGGTTCGCTCGCGGTGACGACGACGTCCGGTCCCGGTGTGGCGCTGAAGTCGGAGACGATCGGGCTCGCCGTCTCCCTCGAACTGCCCCTGCTCGTCATCGACATCCAGCGCGGCGGGCCCTCGACCGGTCTGCCGACCAAGACCGAGCAGGCCGACCTGCTCCAGGCCATGTACGGGCGCAACGGCGAGGCCCCGGTGCCGATCGTCGCGCCGCGGACCCCGGCCGACTGCTTCGACGCGGCGATGGAGGCGGCCCGGATCGCGCTGACGTACCGGACGCCCGTCCTGCTGCTGTCGGACGGCTATCTGGCCAACGGCTCCGAGCCGTGGCGCGTCCCGGACACCGACGAACTCCCCGATCTGCGTGTGCAGTTCGCCCAGGGGCCCAATCACACGCTGGACGACGGCACCGAGGTCTTCTGGCCGTACAAGCGCGACCCCGGGACCCTCGCCCGCCCCTGGGCCGTCCCCGGAACACCCGGCCTGGAGCACCGCATCGGCGGTATCGAGAAGCAGGACGGCAGCGGCAACATCTCGTACGACCCCGCCAACCACGACTTCATGGTCCGCACCCGGCAGGCCAAGATCGACGGCATCGACGTTCCGGACCTCGAGGTCGACGACCCCGCCTCGGGCACCGGCAAGGCGGCCAACACCCTTGTCCTGGGCTGGGGTTCGACGTACGGGCCGATCACCGCCGCGGTCCGCCGGCTGCGCACCGCCGGGGAGCACATCGCGCAGGCCCATCTGCGTCACCTCAACCCCTTCCCGCGGAATCTGGGCGCGGTGCTGAAGCGTTACGACAAGGTGGTGATCCCCGAGATGAACCTCGGTCAGCTCGCCACCCTCGTCCGGGCCAGGTATCTGGTGGACGCGCACTCGTACAACCAGGTCAACGGCATGCCCTTCAAGGCTGAGCAGCTCGCCACAGCTCTCAAGGAGGCCATCGATGGCTGA
- a CDS encoding SDR family oxidoreductase produces the protein MSIVVTGATGHLGRHVVEQLLEKVPAEEITAVVRDESKAADLAARGVRLAVADYNTPTTFDGLFASGDKVLLISGNEFDKGRVGQHQVVIDAAEAAGVSLLAYTSAPGSLTAALADDHRATEDVLLASGLPYTLLRNGWYHENYTENLAPVLAHDAVVQAAGEGRIASAARADYAAAAVAVLTGEGHENKTYELSGDEAWGFAEYAAELSRQTGKEITYNQVSPETFASILTGAGLPEVLAGILAGVDVSIEKGELAATTGDLSRLTGRPTTPISESVAAALKG, from the coding sequence ATGAGCATCGTCGTCACCGGAGCCACCGGACACCTCGGCCGTCACGTGGTCGAGCAGCTGCTGGAAAAGGTCCCCGCCGAGGAGATCACCGCCGTCGTGCGGGACGAGTCCAAGGCCGCCGACCTCGCGGCCCGCGGCGTACGGCTCGCGGTCGCCGACTACAACACGCCCACGACCTTCGACGGCCTGTTCGCGAGCGGCGACAAGGTGCTGCTGATCTCGGGCAACGAGTTCGACAAGGGCCGCGTCGGGCAGCATCAGGTCGTCATCGACGCGGCCGAGGCGGCGGGTGTCTCCCTCCTCGCCTACACCAGCGCCCCCGGCAGCCTGACGGCCGCGCTGGCCGACGACCACCGCGCCACCGAGGACGTCCTGCTCGCCTCCGGACTGCCCTACACACTGCTGCGCAACGGCTGGTACCACGAGAACTACACCGAGAACCTCGCCCCGGTGCTCGCGCACGACGCCGTCGTCCAGGCCGCCGGCGAGGGCCGGATCGCCTCCGCCGCGCGCGCCGACTACGCGGCCGCCGCGGTCGCGGTGCTGACCGGCGAGGGACACGAGAACAAGACGTACGAGCTGAGCGGCGACGAGGCGTGGGGCTTCGCCGAGTACGCCGCCGAGCTGAGCCGGCAGACCGGCAAGGAGATCACCTACAACCAGGTCTCCCCCGAGACCTTCGCCTCCATCCTGACCGGCGCCGGGCTGCCCGAGGTCCTCGCCGGGATCCTCGCGGGTGTCGACGTCTCCATCGAGAAGGGCGAGCTGGCCGCCACCACCGGCGACCTGTCCCGGCTCACGGGCCGCCCGACCACGCCGATCAGCGAGTCCGTCGCGGCGGCGCTGAAGGGCTGA
- a CDS encoding winged helix-turn-helix transcriptional regulator has product MAVSSVKAADGYDAGEAMCPYRLVLEHVTSRWGVLVLIELLERSYRFSELRRAIGRVGKGVSEKMLTQTLQTLERDGLVHRDAKPVIPPRVDYSLTDLGREAAEQVRSLALWTNERMADVERARSAYDEARGLGPRAS; this is encoded by the coding sequence ATGGCCGTAAGCAGCGTCAAGGCAGCGGACGGGTACGACGCCGGCGAGGCGATGTGCCCCTACCGCCTGGTCCTGGAACACGTCACCAGCCGCTGGGGCGTCCTCGTCCTGATCGAGCTCCTGGAGCGTTCGTACCGCTTCAGCGAGCTGCGCCGGGCGATCGGCAGGGTCGGGAAAGGGGTCAGCGAGAAGATGCTCACCCAGACCCTGCAGACCCTGGAGCGCGACGGGCTCGTCCACCGCGACGCCAAGCCGGTCATTCCGCCGCGCGTCGACTACTCCCTGACCGACCTGGGCCGCGAGGCCGCCGAGCAGGTGCGGTCGCTGGCGCTGTGGACCAATGAGCGCATGGCCGACGTCGAGCGGGCCCGCAGCGCGTACGACGAGGCCCGGGGACTCGGGCCCCGGGCCTCCTGA
- a CDS encoding 2-oxoacid:ferredoxin oxidoreductase subunit beta, whose product MADTSTEGPGTIEALSLVPKAEARQSMKDFKSDQEVRWCPGCGDYAILAAVQGFMPELGLAKENIVFVSGIGCSSRFPYYMNTYGMHSIHGRAPAIATGLASSRRDLSVWVVTGDGDALSIGGNHLIHALRRNVNLKILLFNNRIYGLTKGQYSPTSEVGKITKSTPMGSLDAPFNPVSLAIGAEASFVARTVDSDRKHLTDVLRQAAAHPGTALVEIYQNCNIFNDGAFEVLKDRQQAEEAVIRLEHGQPIRFGADGSRGVVRDPRTGDLQVVTVTPDNASQVLVHDAHTTSPTTAFALSRLADPDTLHHTPIGVFRSVDRPVYDTQMSDQLDAAIEQNGKGDLAALLAGGDTWTVVG is encoded by the coding sequence ATGGCTGACACGTCAACGGAAGGCCCGGGCACGATCGAGGCGCTTTCTCTCGTCCCCAAGGCCGAGGCCAGGCAGTCCATGAAGGACTTCAAGTCCGATCAGGAAGTGCGCTGGTGCCCCGGCTGCGGTGACTACGCGATCCTCGCCGCCGTGCAGGGCTTCATGCCCGAACTCGGCCTGGCGAAGGAGAACATCGTCTTCGTCTCGGGCATCGGCTGCTCGTCCCGCTTCCCGTACTACATGAACACCTACGGGATGCACTCCATCCACGGCCGCGCCCCGGCCATCGCGACCGGGCTCGCCTCCTCCCGCCGCGACCTGTCCGTCTGGGTCGTCACCGGCGACGGCGACGCCCTGTCCATCGGCGGCAACCACCTGATCCACGCCCTGCGCCGCAATGTGAACCTGAAGATCCTGCTCTTCAACAACCGGATCTACGGTCTCACCAAGGGCCAGTACTCCCCGACCTCCGAGGTCGGCAAGATCACCAAGTCGACGCCGATGGGTTCCCTGGACGCCCCCTTCAACCCGGTGTCCCTGGCGATCGGCGCGGAGGCGTCCTTCGTGGCCCGGACCGTGGACTCGGACCGCAAGCACCTCACCGACGTGCTGCGGCAGGCCGCTGCCCACCCCGGCACGGCCCTGGTGGAGATCTACCAGAACTGCAACATCTTCAACGACGGCGCGTTCGAGGTCCTCAAGGACAGACAGCAGGCCGAGGAAGCCGTCATCCGCCTGGAGCACGGACAGCCCATCCGCTTCGGCGCCGACGGCTCCCGCGGTGTGGTCCGCGACCCGCGTACCGGCGACCTCCAGGTCGTCACCGTGACCCCCGACAACGCCTCGCAGGTCCTCGTCCACGACGCGCACACCACGTCCCCGACCACCGCGTTCGCGCTGTCGCGTCTCGCCGACCCCGACACCCTGCACCACACGCCCATCGGGGTGTTCCGCTCGGTCGACCGGCCGGTCTACGACACGCAGATGTCCGACCAGCTCGACGCCGCCATCGAACAGAACGGCAAGGGCGACCTCGCGGCGCTCCTCGCCGGCGGCGACACCTGGACGGTCGTCGGCTGA